Sequence from the Muntiacus reevesi chromosome 17, mMunRee1.1, whole genome shotgun sequence genome:
CAATCAGACTGGCAGACCTGCAACTGTTCTCTGGTAGCCTGGCCGGCCTTCTGTTCCACCTGTAGTGTTTCCTGACTCTGGGCCAGCTTCCTCCTGGACCCCTGCAAAtcctcttccctctgccccagCTGGGTTATCTTCTGGCTCAGCTGCTGCCTCAAGCTGCTGTTGGTGGCTTCCAGAACCCTGTTCATTTGCTGGAGCTGCCGAGACACCTGCAGATCTTTTTGGCCATAAAGAGAGATTCAGGACATCATCAGCCGTGCCCCGGTAACCCGAGGCTTCAGCATCGGTCCCCGTTCTGCTTCTTGCAAGTCTGTCCTAACAGGCTGGAATGGAATATAAGATCTGACCGCCTAAAGCTTCAGGGGCACTGGGTTAGGTCAGGACAATCTAGAAGTCACTGCGCTCTGAAAACAGACCTGGCTAGAAACCAGCCCAAAGCGGAGGCTGTGGTGGTAGTGAGGAAGGGCAGCTgctggggagagtgggggagaaCGCGGTTCCGGGCAAGCGGGAAACCAGGGGCAGTCATACTCACAGCGCACTCCCAAGCAGGTGGCAGCCACCCCGCAGAGCAGGCAGGTGAGGAGCAGGCCCAGAACCAGGTACCGCATGCAGGCTGCGTGGCCTTAGGGAGAcagcgggcggggggcgggggcgcagTGAGCCCCACCAAAATGGATAGAccgaggggtgggggtggagactcGCGGGAAGGAGCATCCCGCCAAGGCCGTGGAACACGAGCTGGGCAGCGGGAGGCGCGCGCGGGGCAGGGAGCAGCGGGTACTCACACCAGAGAATCCGCCCGGCAGCGGGTGACGTCACGGGGCTCCTGGCAGCTGTTGGCTGCTCCGACTGGGCCCCTGCGGAAGGGGGAGACTCCTGTGAAGGTGGGAGAGCCGAGGAAAAGGCCGCTtcttcccagccccaccccctccaccgcGCCGAGACTCCAGTCTGTCCTGAGGAGCCTTCAGCCGCCGCTCTGGGCCACCCTTAGCGCTCCCCGGAGCTGCTCATCTCCCCTGGGGCTCCCGTGCCCCTCCTGGTCCTGCCTTATCCTTTCCCCGGGGACCCTCTATAACCCTTCAGGGTCCCCCTTGATCCTTCCCTCTGGGGCCACTCATCTGCCTGCCAAAACCCTCTCCCCAGGAgtgctctcccttcctcccccttccctctcctctcccccctcTCCCTAGGGACTCCCATTTCCTACTGGAGCTCTGCACCCCAACAGGGCTGCCCTGATCCCTCCATAGAGCCCTCACTCCCCACTGGAAGCTTTATTCTTCCTTGGTTCCCGTGACTGGTCCTCATTCTCTTCCTGAGGACCCCCATCCTTTCTCCAAGGATACTGTTCTCCCAAGAATGCTATGGACTCCCCCAACTCAAAACACACCCCCTCACAAACACGCATCCCCCAGGCTCCCCAGACCTGCTTTATCCCGTAATCCAGAGGGAGCCGGGCTCGAGGGTCCTCCTGTGCCTGGGGGCACATTCTCATAGGTGAGCTCACCGTCTTCATCAGTCTCTGGGtctggagaggagaggaaaggtggggtcaggatgggggtctgtggggtgggagtggggtctCGAAGGAGGAATCAAGGAGCCGCTGCAGCCATCCTTACCGTGTCCTAGCCGGCTGGAGTTGCTCTTCTTCAGGGGGGCCTTCACAAACCGCAGGTCTGCATAGGTGATGGCCTCAGCCATGCTCCCGGGCACCTCTGCTCCACTGGTCCCCCTCCTCGTCCGCCGGCCCGGGGCTGCCCTGCCGCTCTCCCCTCTACCCTGTCCCCTCGACCCCTTCAAACGGTGAGGCTCTGTGTTGCCTCCGTGACTGACGGCTTCACGCCTTGCCCTGTGACTTCCAGTCACAAAAGAGGAAGATGTGAACCCGTGTCAGACAGATGGGCTCAGTGAAGCAAATGGCATCCCTGAGCcctgggcagaggggcaggggaggggagactgaggcccagagcacgGGCTCGGAGCCGGGGGGTCAGAGAGCCGGTACTCAGGCCTGGCCTTGCATCTTGCCGTGCCCCTCCTTGCATCCCAGACCCACCTTGCTGGGCTCCAACAGCACACCCTGCTCACTTGATTGCCCCACACTCCTTTCCTGGCTGCCCAGTCCCTGGGCTTTCTACGTGCTGTCGGAACTCTTTCGTGCTCAACTCACCACAGAGGGTCTCCTAATCACCGCTCCAGGTTGGGGCTCCACCCTCCCATCAGATTGGGGGCTCCTAGTCTGGAACGCTAGCTCTCCTTCATCCTGGGATTCCCAGCATATCTGACTtcctgcaggagaccccagttcgattccagggttgggaagatccgctggcgaagggataggttacccacttcagtattcttgggcttccctcgtggttcagctgGCAAAAAATACGcttgcaatgaggaagacctgggtttgatccctgcgttgggaagactcccctggagaagggaaaggctacctacttcagtattctggcctggagaagtccatggactgtatagtccatggggtcacaaagagtcagacacgactgagcagctttcactttcactgcgtTCCCAGAACGGGGTTCCCTTACTTGGTGGGCATTTTCTCTCCATTAGTTTGGGGGCTTTCAGGGTGGGCCTGGCTCCCTTTCTGCTGCTGTCCTACAGAGCTGCCAGGAATCCCACACTTGGGGAGCTCTTCACTGCAAGCCCTTCCTGGAGGTGTGGCAGCCCTGTGGAGGATGCAGAGGACCTGGGGCCAAACTGCGTCTCCTGTGTAAACACCCCCAGGCTCTTTCTCCACAGTTTTCTCCACCTTTCGTGCCCTACAGGTCACCCTTGTGGCCGATCAGCCCCTTCCTCGTCCCATCCTGCCTGGCAGCCTATGCGACCCCTGTGTTCTGGTATCAGCTAGACGCAACAGGCTGAGTCCGGGAGGCGGAAGCTCTGggacaggcagggctgggggtgagAGCAAGGGACACCCCCGTGTGTGTGCCCACACCACTGACTGTTCACGCTTCTTGTTGGGGGTCAAGGAACAGACGAACAAAGGACTTGCATAGGGATGAAGATGGACTGCAGCTTCTCAGAGGGAGAATGGCTGGGTTCTGAGCGGGAAGACTTTGGACCAACCAACGTTTTACTATCTTCTTAGTTGGGTACTGGCATCTTTCTTACTTTCCtagtaaaattcttcctttaaaaattcctgcaGGAATTTCCCGGTGGGCCAGTGGTTGaggaggcttcccagatggtgttagtggcaaagaactcacctgccaatgcaggagaggtaagagactcaggttcgatccccgagtcgggaccatcccctggagaaggaaacggcaacccactccagtgttcttgcctggagaatcccatggacagaggagcctggtgggccacagtccatggggtcacaaagaggacatgactgaggtgacttcgCACCCAcaccagtggttagaactccatactctcactgccaagggccccaTTTCAGTCCCTGGATAGGGAACTTAGACCCCACAAGCCACGTGACATAGTCAAAAAAAGAAGTCCCTATATTGTTGTTTTACACACAGCCCCAATAAAAAAGGGGGGCAGTTGTGGGGGAAGACCagggaccgggaggcctggcagaTGGAGGACCGGAAATGGGGGTGGGGTTGCTGAGCAGAAGTGCTCCCTAAAGTTCTTTTACCAGGACGTGACCCCCCACAAAAGGGCCCACTTGGCGGGTGTGAAGAAGCCGGGACAGAAGAGGTACAGAACTGGGAAAAACCCGCCCCAAGTGGGTGACATCCGCCCCCTCAGaaccccctcccccatcaccgCAGCTGCGAGGAggaaaaaggaaggggaaagcGGCCCTCGACACACGCTAGCAGCTTGTAGTGTATGCTTAGTGGTGTGTGGAGGGGCGCTGAGATGCGCCTGTGGGTCTGATGGGAGCTGTGCCCGACGGTGACACCCCGTTTGGCCCAGAAAAAGTGCCACTGACACAGAGGAATAGACTTGTCACCTGGGAAGCGTGTCGGGGGGAGAGGCAGACGTCCACGGGGGTGTGAGTGTGCAGGcctgtggctcacaggctgtgAGTGTGTAGGCACGCACACGCATCCCCGCGCCTCTGCAGGCTGTCGGGGTGTCTGTACGGGGCGACCATCTCTGCTCGAGCCGTTGCGGGGTGAAGCCTGGAGGAGGCTGTGGTTTTTTCCCAGGCTGGGAAACGACTGGCCGTTTTCAGAAGTCCCTGAAGGTCACGGGGACAGATTCTACAAGTGTTTCCTTCTTGTAAGGCGCATGGCTTCCTAAGGTGTTTCCCAGCAGCTGTTAACCGTCCCTGCTTGACTAAAGTTTCCAACAACCCAGCCCCCTCCGCCGGGGGAGGAACAGGGTCAGGGCCTCCCCAGACAGCCACAGCTTCCTGGGCCCTGGGGGCCTGTGAGGGTGAGTGGGAGGCAGCAGCTGCGGTGAGCGGGGCGGTGGGGGCGCTTGAATCCGTGGGGCACGGGGCTTACGGGCGGGGACCGCAGGTGTGGAAATCATCTGCAGGAGCACTTGCAGGAATTCTGTAAATTGGAGATAATGTCCCAGTTGTCAGAACCCATATGCAACAGGGCCTGGGTGCCAGGTAAGGTGTCAAAAGCAAGCTGCCGCTATGTGCTCAAAAGAGGAATCAATGGGCATGCTGCCTGACTCGACTGCTGGAGAGGCTTCAGGAGGCAGCGTGCCCAGATGGGGTTGAATGAGCTTCACGCTCATAATGCTTTGGGTGTCTTAGGCGAGCTGGCCTGTGTCTGTCCTCTTTAGCTCTTTTAGTGATGGATACAAATCTCCTTATGACTCTCTGCATTCCCTCAGTCCTAGATCATCATGTGGAAGATGGTTATAAAAGCAGAGTCTGTCTCCGTCCGCAAATGTGTCACGTGGTATCTTTGTGATATCTTTGAGGCTGGACATCAGAAAGGACATCTGAAAGTCTGAGCCACACCTCACTTGCTCAAATGTCAGGAATGCCTGGGGGCTTCTCAGAGCTGAGGGGCCAGTGCTGTACATTTCAGCTTTTCCAGGATCATAATTTCAGCTGAGATCCTAGAGGACAAACACCAGAGCCCATTTTGTGTCTTCTCCTGATCCTCCATGCTCATTTCAGGGAGTGATTCTACGGTAAATAATAGGAGGGGGCCCAGCTCGGAGCATCGGGAGAGAATTTGCTGTGTGGAAAAGGGCTTGGTGAAGTGCAGCCAATATCAGGTAGTCAAGGAAGTCTCCCAAGACTCTGAAAGTCAGGCTCTGTCCACCTTCATTAGCGTAACCCACTGACTCCAGGAGGCTCTGATCTAGGGACAGGGTGTGGTAGGCGAAAAATGGCCTCGCCCCAGTGTTCACAATCTTAACCCCCAGAACCCGTGCATAGGTTACTTTGCCTGATGAAACTGTTAATGTGACTAACTTGAGAATCTTTAGATGGGGAGGTCACCCTGTTTTACCCTGAAGGCCAATCTAATCATAAGTCCTTGAAAGGAAGAAGTTTTCAGGGTCATGGGAGGAAAGAGGTTCGACCTTGGAAGACGGGGCAGAGAGATGTGACATGAATAAGATGCtgcaggcagaagaaggggatcaCGAGCTGAGGAATGCGGGCAGCCTCCAGAAGCTGGGAAAGGCAAAATAACAGATCCTCACCTCTCCTCCAGAGAGGAACCAGCCCCGCTGGCACCTTGACTTTAAGCCAGTGAGATGTGtcagaactgtaagataagaagcttgcatttatttttttttaatttttgctggaGGATAGCTGATTAACtgtgttgtcttagtttcaggtgtatcaAAAAGTGAATcactatacgtatacatatattccctctttcttagattcttttcccttatcgatcattacagggtattgagtagagctccctgtgctacacagtaggtcttgattagttttccattttatatacagtagtgcgcatatgtcaaccccaatctcccgaTTCATCCTTCCCCACTGGTGACTGtaagttttctacatctgtgattctatttctgttttgtaaataagttcacttgtagctctttttgattccacatataactcgtatcatatgatatttgtctttctctgatttacttcacttgcTGTGACAGTCTctgggcccatccatgttgctgcagacagcactgttttgttcttttttatggctgagttatattccatcatatgtatgtaccacatctttatccactcctctgtcaatagacatttaggttccttctatgttttggctattgtaaatcaatgcagtgaacactgaggtaATGCATGTCTCTTttcgaattatggttttctccagatatatgcccaggagtggaattgctggatcatatggtaattttatgatCCATGCTGTTCTCTATAATGGTTGTacaatttgcattcctaccaacagtgtagaaggtttcccctttctccacaccttctccagcatttattaggaacttgtattttttttaagccactgagttcatgctaatttttttccagtagcaGGAGATAAGTTCCCTGAACTGTGGAGGAAGCATGATGTAATGGAAAGAACTTGGTATAGATAAAGAAGCCAGCAGGGCCACAGTGTGTCCCTTTGGGCAAGTCACAATTTCCTATCTGTAAACTATGGGATTGTCTAGATATCTGACATCAGTTAAGGGGATCCTGTCTGGAGATATTGTAGATGTCGATTTTAGCATAAATGTCCCTGAAAGTCTGTTAAATCGCTTCAGAGTCAGGAGAGAGGACCGTGGGCCATCTGACAGCATCATTAAGAGGGTTTGCGGCTCTTTGATCACGGAAACCAGAGGGCCAGTAGGTCTCCAGTGACTGCCTTAGGCCTCTGCTTGGCTCTGTCCTGAATGGGACCCAGAAAGCACATTCATATACGGTGATGGCACATAGCTCTAAAGAGAAGCAAATACACCGAAAGGCAGACTCATGATTCAAACATTGCTGCAGAGCAAAATGATGGCTCCAACCACAGAATGCGGTATAATAAAGATAAGTAATAACAGCTAGCATATATTGAAGAACTGAAATTTGGGGCTTAAAAAATTTATGTAAGCATCAGTTGGAGGCAGTCCTGGCTTAACGACAGTTTATGTATAAATGTTTGAGGCAAGAGGCAGTTATCAGTCATTCTGGAGCTTGAAGGAATCTTAGCTCAACTCACTTATTTTACAACTGCACGCAGCCGGCTACAAGTTCACTGTGAATTAGCCGTATGGCTCGGAGGGCAGGTGACAGAAGGCTGCCCTGTGGGGCTACAGCTGCTTCACCACGTATGCCAAACACTGTGCCGGCCACACCTACAGCCCCTTCCGAGGGGGGCAGACCCCGCCTGATGAGGCAGCCCTAGACCCCCAAAGCTGTCTTATGtgaccctccccccgcccctctgACGGCAGTTGACTGAGATAAGCAAGTGGCAGCAGATTCAAGGCTGGTCAGTCCAGAGACCACCCCTCTGGGGTCACTGGCCTAGAAATCAGGGCGGATGTGAGGTTATCAAATGCTAGGTCTcaagcggcttccctggtggtccagtggttaagactgcaggCTTCtactgcagaggatgtgggtttgattcctggtcagggatataagatcccacatgccacacttgTGGAatggccaaaaaggaaaaaaaatttttttcgtTTTCAAGAATTTAAATGGGAGAATGTGGAGATGAGCACTTAGGTAGCAGTGGGAGCAGAAGGTTAAAGGATGCAGAGAGAGGGACGATGTGCTACCCGGAGCTCTCCACGCTTAGCAGTTGTGCCTGGCTCCTCCTCCACTCACTTAGAGCTGAGTGATTATTCCCTGGGTAATCCAACCTAGACAGGGCTGCTGCTACCTAATGGGAGCAGGTGGAATGCGTCAGCGCCCAGGAGATTCATGGGCACCCCTTGGTGCTCTGTGCCCTGTGCCCGGTGATATTACCCACACATGGGCAGTGATGGCCACCATGGCTCAGACCCCTTGGAAATGACAATCTGGGTTACCGGTGGGCCAAGCCATCCAGACCACCCTCAAGTGCTGCTTGAGAGCAAGGGGGAGTCCAGAATGGACGTACAGGGGAAAGGATCTCAGCTGCAGCCTTAGCACCAACCACAGCATTGTAATTTGTCCCACTGTCCCACTGTCCCTCCTAGAGtaagtttttcttcctctttttttataCCTTTccacttaccaaaaaaaaaaaaaaaaattatttaattgtcTGCTCAGGGCTTAGCTGTGGTggacaggatctagttccctgaccagggatcaaaccctggccccctgcacgcGGAGcacgaagtcttagccactggaccaccaaggaagccccatctcCTCTTCCGCTTGTGAGAAGCTGTGACCTTGGAGACGTGGTCACAGTGTGACCTCAGGGGGGGCGTGAATGGGCCTGAGCGACGCGGGGCAGGCGCACAGAGCCTCAGACATCCCTGGCCCTCGGGCCTGCCCACTGGGTGCGCTTCTTCCAACTGCCAGGATCTTTGCAGCTTTTTATTGGCAGGCAGTGAGAAGCTGCCGGAAATCAGTGCCTCCTGCCAGATCAGCTCTTAACTGATGACTGGTGGGAACTGGTATACATCCCAGCAGCTCACCCCGGGGGGCTAACTCTGGGGGCACAGTCTACCCTGGCTTCCAGAGTCCTGCAGGAACTGTGAGCCCCAGTTTTCCACTGGGGAAATTTCCCGAGTGGACATTAAGTGGCATCTCCTATTAAATTGCATGTCCCTGACTCCTAACAAACTTGAACATATTTCAAGTTTGCTAACCAGTTGAATTTGCTTTTCTATTAATGTAAGATCCTTTGTATTTCCCTCCCCctgagaattttattttgaaaatttgagGCCTAAAGGAAAGTTGAAAGAATAATACAGTGAAAGCTTATATATCTTTCATCTAGTTTATCAGTCAAAGCTCAAACTGTTCTGACCACATAAAAGAAATGTTAACTATGTGACATAATAGAGGTGTTAGCTAACTATGGTGGTAACCataatgcaatatataaatgtatcacatCAACACATTATATGTCTTACACTTATaaatgctgtatgtcaattatatctcaataaacaaTGGCACAGACAAGCAGACCATTAGGGTATgcgtatacatgcatatatatatatatatatatatatatatgtatatatatatatatatatatatatatatggtaaagaatctgcctacaatgcgggagacatgggttcggtctctgagttgtgaagatcccctggagaagaaaatgacaacccattccagtattcttgcctagagaattccatggataggggagcctgggctacagtccatggggtcacaaagagtcggacacaagtgagtgactatcacatacatatatgcacataattttttttcaattgagaGGTTTgttacatggaaaaggaaatggcaaccctctccagcattcttgcctgggaattcccatggacaggggagcctggcgggctacagtccatggggttgcaaaagagttcgacacagcttagtaactaaacaactcCTGCCTTTATCTTTACCTTTAAATTTAAATGCCTCTCCCCACGTGGATGAGAAGTTGATCTGTGAACTTAGTTACTGCTTCTCCATTCTCTGGCCACTGAATAAAGCTTGCTCTgtgtccaaaaaaaagaaaagaaaattgatttgTTACAGGAACGTGAAAGTACAAGCCTCTCAgaccaactctctgagacccaatggactatacaatctatggaaatctccaggccaggatactagagtgggtagcctttcccttctccaggggatcttcctaacccaggatcaaacccaaggctcctgcattgcaggtggattctttaccagctgagccacaaggaaagccctatAGGAAATTGCCCTTACTCgataaggaaatagcaacccattccagtactcatgcctgggaaatcccaaggacagaggcgccTCGCAggctatatggtccatggggtcacaaagagaaacaactgagcaactaactctaaGAGCTAGACAGTCTATGGAAGGCTGTTATCTTTGCTTCTGATGCTGGAGTGTGGGGTTTGCAGGGCAGGCAACTGGGAAGCAGGTGGATGAAAAGTAGGGGAGAAAGGATAGACCAGAACCCACAGGGACAGCCTGCAACCCAAATCAGTGTCTCACACCTCAGTTTTGATGCTGTGAGTGTCCTTCAAGAGAAGCTGTGTTCTCCCCCACGAGGCACCACTGCTTTGGAACAAAAGCCCAGCAGGTACGAAGTCCCAGCTGGGCACTGGCTCTCGGTAAGGACAGCCACCTGTTCCAGGGCCGTCTCTTACGTCATCCTTACTTTCTCCAATGACCTGAATTGCCATGTTCTGATATACATAAATACCTAATTTTTGATTCCTATTTACTTATTGATTCCCTTCTACTTATTGATTTGATTAACTACTCTTGGCGCATGTTCTGATCTATTTGGTAAGACAAatctctctatttctttttaaaaagatgtttgtccTTGACTGTTCTTTGAGATACAAATTGGAACTATATTAACTAACAGTATACtttaatttggggagaattgacttttttctggtttttaaaaaatgtttatttgtttctttattcggctgcatcaggtctcagttgCGGCACATGAGATCTTGGTTGAGTCATGAGGAACATTTTTTGTTGCtccggtggcatgtgggatctcagtttccccaatcagggatggaacccacttcccctgcaatggaaggtggatttttaaccactgggccgctaAGGAAGTCCCTTCTTCTGATACTTTACCTTCCCTTCCAAGGAGATGGTTGACAGAGTTCCCTGgttgtctagtggttaggactcagcactctcACTCCCTGGGAGATGGCTGATTTTCTGTCTGTCCCACTCTCACTTTGCATCTTATATTGCATAACTTcatatgagtgtgtgtgaagTCAATTCTTGACTAAGTTTACACACTATAAAACTTCCAGtcaattaaacaaattaaaaaattagggacttctctggtggtccagtggctaagactttgtctTTCAATGCAGTAGgggggggttcaatccctggtcagggagctaagatcccacacgcctagCGGCCCAAAAACCGAAACATAAggcagaagcagtattgtaacaaattgaataaagactttaaaaagaagtCCTGGGAATGTAAGGTACAGCATGatgactgtagttaataatattgtgaaagtgaaagtgttagtggctcagtcacggCAGCCTCTTTTcacccccacggactgcagcctgccaggttcctctgtccgtgcgattctccaggcaagaatacttgagtggatagccattcccttctccagggatcttctcaacccagggatcaaacctgggtctcctgcattgcagacagattcttaaccgtctgagacaccagggatactcttttgtatatttaaaagttacTAAGGTTTTttacagttaatttttattggagtatagttgatttacaatgttgtgttagcttctgctgtccagcaaagtaaatcagttatatatatgtatatacccactcttttttatttattttttttcatttatttttattagttggaggctaattactttacaacccACTCTTTTTtcgattctattcccatataggccattacagagtattgagtagagttcctagtactatacagtaggttcctaTTAAGAGAgtaagtagatcttaaaagttttcatcacaagaaaaaaaaaaaagctatgtgcAGTGATGGATGTTGACTAGAggtactgtggtgatcatttcacaatatatacgaATATCAAAtcatgttatatacctgaaactaatataatgttatatgtcaatttttaaaattaacatacagtgTTATAGTGGTTACAAGGGTTATCTCAGTGCCAGCTACTAGAATTCAAATTTCAACTCTTAATGCATTCCTAGCTAGTGATACAGGGTAAATCACTTAATCTCCCCATTCCTCAGTGTTCCTTTCTGCAAATCAAGATTGGCAATAGTAATCTGTCTCAAGAGGGTGTTGTGGGGATTGCTTAGAAGAGTGCATGGAATTATGATGCTGACTATAGTTTTTGTTATTCTAAGAATTTGATTATTTTACAACTATAAATTGCATATTTCCCCATTTTCAATTTGAGCTGTTTATTGCTAGAGTAggaaaaaagcatattaaaaagcagagacattattttgccaacaaaggtctatatagtcaaagctatggttttttccagtagtcacatatggatgtgagagttggaccataaagaaggttgatcgctgaagaactgatgcttttgaactgtagtgttagaaaagacttttgagagccccttggactgctggggagatcaaaccagtcaattctaatgaaaatcaaccctgaatattcattggaaagactgatgctgaagctgag
This genomic interval carries:
- the CD72 gene encoding B-cell differentiation antigen CD72; the protein is MAEAITYADLRFVKAPLKKSNSSRLGHDPETDEDGELTYENVPPGTGGPSSPAPSGLRDKAGAQSEQPTAARSPVTSPAAGRILWCHAACMRYLVLGLLLTCLLCGVAATCLGVRYLQVSRQLQQMNRVLEATNSSLRQQLSQKITQLGQREEDLQGSRRKLAQSQETLQVEQKAGQATREQLQVCQSDWEKTKEALRNKETERMNLEQRLNNMRERLQPFIKCPSPDSCCPLGWIQNERSCFYISVTKRSWSESQSHCKSLSSDLAKTSDSSQLNTISQTYIRNLRKVVPQGGSTDYWVDPRNRFWQTDYTKLRWGSGYLSRIKCPKLQTKWMDMDTAECQLPLPSICEMSAFRSPDGDHSWH